The genome window GCTTCACATGTTAAGGTTTAATATATGTTTTTACTCCTATTTGATCTTATTCACTTTATTGTCTTTAATGCCTCTGCTCATGTTCTTTGGCCTTTTTCTCATTGTATCtgccttgtttgttttatttctttttgtaatGCACCTTGTAAGAAAAGTGCAATATAAATAcagtttatacagtatgtatagtGTTCTGGCAGTGTCAGTGCAGGATGGTGATGCTGCGGTCAGCCACGGCACACGCTGGCAGCAGCGGGGCACTGAAGGGATGTGTGACAGAGTACAGCACTGCAATGGAGTCCAGCTCGTAAAACACCAGCGTCTGACTCGGCCAGTCCAGCAGCAGGCCGATCTTTTGGGGTTTCCTTGCGACCTGCAGGGGCACCTTATTCCCCCCGTGGCAAAAGGAATAGTCCCCATCGTAGTGGGACAGCACCCAAGACTGACTGTTGTTGCCCAGTCGGGCCTCGTTCCCAGAGCCTTTGCGCTCCAGAGAGGAGTAGCAGACCCCAATCTTAAAGGCAGCACTCTGGCCTACCCCCACCACCCAGCTGTGGGTGCCAGAGGACATGGACAGTGAACCCAGTGCGTTGGGCAAACAGTCGAATCGTGCTGGGTCGTACTGCGGGGACTGGCGAGCTTTTTTGTGTAGGAAAGTCAAAGTGCAGAAGTCATCAGACAGGGACAGGAGAGGGCTCACTGTGCGCTCATCAAACTTTAAAGAAGACGATCCGGAAGCTGGGTGAAGAGGAAAATGATGGATTGAATGTCACACTACGATACTATAAGCAAACATGTTTTGAGGCATTTTGAGAattctttactgtaatttttttctttactgtaaTAATTGGTCGGTCACTGTGCTGGCCACTTCCTGCCACCCTACACACTATAACGCTTGTCCTCCTTCCAGATTTACATTCAACCAGCTCAGATATTAGCATGCTGCTTATACAAATCACTAATTATGAGTCGGGATGCAActaactattattttcattgccGAATCTGtctaattattttcttaatccattcgttgtttggtctataaaatgtcagaaaagtgTGGAAAATGTTGATAGATGTTTCCCAAAGCTCAAGAtcacgtcctcaaatgtcttgttttgtccacaacccaaatatattcagtttactgtcatagaggtgtaaagaaaccaaaacatattcacatttaagaagctggaatcagagaattttgagttattttaaaaagattacTCAAACTGATctatcgattatcaaaatagttggcaataAGATTAAATGGCTgacaactaattaattaatcattgcagctctaataatgattaaataatatatactgtacaatatTGTAACACTGAAAGgagccattctgcataatgagtacttttactttaatactattttgctgataatacttatcCTTTACTTGGAACTTTGTTTGTACCTtagtattttttacattataatatgaaatacttttatttcagtaaagGATCTTTCACCACAGAATAGAGGTTAGAAAAAGACTATATCACTTTTCTCACTGAAATGCTCTTGTGCAAAGAttctcagtgtgtttctgtttaaagCACAGCATCTACTTAAgcattgttaatacaaaataagcCCTCCTCCAAACTCCCtgcttttgattaaaaaaacctCCCATTTTCTAGATTTTCAAGGTTTGCAAGTATGCTAATTACCATCATCGGTATTATGTAATAATGATCCTGCTGGATCTGCAGTGCCTGCATGGTGATCGAGGATGCTTTAGTTGAGTATAAATGTACTGACCGTTTGGGCCCAACAGTACTGCAGTGGCCCACAGACCTCTCAGCAGCTTGCTGTCACTGCAGCCTGGGTTCAGGTTGAGCTGGTCTGTGTCACAGGGCTCCCCAACCCCCTCTGCTGCCTCCACCCtgacacaaacgcacacaaacaGGAAAAGGAGACAAGATATCATCTCTCTGTTATGTCCTaagcaagaaaaaaatattttcacaagCAAGTCATGTGTTAAAAGATTACCTTTCAGCTATCTTCTGGACACTAGTCTGAAAGACAAGACAGGAAGAATGTGTAGTTAAgtaatttattatcattatcgaAATTCTGCAATTTGAGCACACGTTCCTCTATTCTTCGGAAACCTTCCCCCTCTCACCACCAGCTGTGCGTCCTGCATGTCTGTCAGCGTGTGCACCAGGTGGGAGCGTGTTTGCGAAAGACTCGCCAAAGCCTGGCTCCAGTGGGCTCTCTGGGTGAGGAGACACTGCTCCACCcgctcctcctccctctgcacCTCCTCCAAGAGacgctgctcctcctcctccagggcTTCGCGTGCTGCGCTGACCTGAGCCAGCACACGCTCCCTTGCCCTGCTTGCCGCTGTCTacacaaagagacaggagagacGAAGAAATATTGGAAGACTTGTGGTGAAGGAGGCGAAATTACATGGTTTTGAATCAAACTGCATAACATCATTGTGACTATAGTGAACAGGTTTATTATAACTTTTACGTTTATAAAGCCCATACATGTACGTAGTGTTTCTAAATCTCGAGAAGGCTTTTTCAGCAGGAAACTTGTGTCAGACATGTTACAGATGAAATACTTTTCATGCTTTTGATTTAAAacttagggctgcaactaaggaTTGTTATAATTGTTGTTatcaatgaaaaacaaaacggTTTTATCaacaaaatctcagaaaatctTTGAAAAATTAGATAACGTCTTCATATTATGATTAGCTGATATGacaatacatataaaaatacaatattaatgAGATTTTGCCCTACAGTGGCAGGTATCTCATTAATATTTCTGGGTAACAGGCATTGTATCCATCACCCATTCCttcttaaaaatgtttgttttgtccaaccagcaCCCCCAAAACCAATGTATATTCAATTTACCATCATGTAaacagagaaaaggaggaaattgTCATATCTGAGAAAATGAttagcatttttgttttgaaaataatttaCACAATTTATGTTGGTACAGCAACATATAATACACATTGGTTTGGTGATTTGATTCTTGCTTGGAAAAGGTATTTACAGATTTTTCTGCCTTGGTTGTTTGCTTGAGGTTTGTGTTGCTTATGGTAACTTGTTGCCTAGAAAACTACACATGCATGACCGTACCTCTTGTGTTCAGGGAGGTTAATAAA of Micropterus dolomieu isolate WLL.071019.BEF.003 ecotype Adirondacks linkage group LG13, ASM2129224v1, whole genome shotgun sequence contains these proteins:
- the bspry gene encoding B box and SPRY domain-containing protein; protein product: MTEELITCDLASSSSSGDSEESLNCVKTGGMDCEEPIFSALSGDVKQQAGDATSPTAGTTSDTESGIFSVERELCVAHESELEWFCGTEQKLICCHCATVGPCQGHTVTPLATRVTAVRNELVDVCEKIQLQALRIEKFINQTLTAKEQKLQTAASRARERVLAQVSAAREALEEEEQRLLEEVQREEERVEQCLLTQRAHWSQALASLSQTRSHLVHTLTDMQDAQLVTSVQKIAERVEAAEGVGEPCDTDQLNLNPGCSDSKLLRGLWATAVLLGPNASGSSSLKFDERTVSPLLSLSDDFCTLTFLHKKARQSPQYDPARFDCLPNALGSLSMSSGTHSWVVGVGQSAAFKIGVCYSSLERKGSGNEARLGNNSQSWVLSHYDGDYSFCHGGNKVPLQVARKPQKIGLLLDWPSQTLVFYELDSIAVLYSVTHPFSAPLLPACAVADRSITILH